From a single Anomaloglossus baeobatrachus isolate aAnoBae1 chromosome 8, aAnoBae1.hap1, whole genome shotgun sequence genomic region:
- the GNG12 gene encoding guanine nucleotide-binding protein G(I)/G(S)/G(O) subunit gamma-12 has translation MSTKTASTNNIAHARRTVQQLKVEASIERIKVSKASADLMRYCDEHAKNDPLLMGIPASENPFKDKKPCIIL, from the exons ATGTCTACCAAAACGGCCAGCACCAATAACATAGCACATGCCCGGAGAACCGTCCAGCAGCTGAAGGTGGAGGCGTCCATAGAAAGAATAAAG GTTTCCAAAGCGTCGGCTGATCTCATGCGCTACTGTGACGAACACGCCAAGAACGACCCCCTCCTGATGGGCATCCCGGCCTCCGAAAACCCCTTCAAGGATAAGAAACCTTGTATCATATTGTAG
- the GADD45A gene encoding growth arrest and DNA damage-inducible protein GADD45 alpha — protein MTLEDITAGEQSIGKMDRVGSALEEVLRKAKVQRTITIGVYEAAKLLNVDPDNVVLCLLATDEAEDQDVALQIHFTLIQAFCCENDINILRVSNMSRLAEILGGSDKAGEPADLHCILINNPHASQLKDPAINQVMSFCKESRYLDQWVPVINLPER, from the exons ATGACACTGGAGGACATCACTGCCGGAGAGCAAAGCATTGGAaa GATGGACCGTGTGGGCTCCGCGCTGGAGGAAGTGCTGCGCAAAGCCAAGGTGCAACGGACGATCACCATCGGGGTGTACGAGGCGGCCAAGCTGCTCAACGT GGATCCAGACAATGTGGTGCTTTGTCTTCTGGCCACGGATGAGGCGGAGGATCAGGACGTGGCGCTGCAGATCCACTTCACTCTGATCCAGGCGTTCTGCTGCGAGAATGACATCAACATCCTGAGAGTGAGCAACATGAGCCGGCTGGCCGAGATCCTGGGCGGCTCCGACAAGGCCGGGGAACCTGCCGACCTGCATTGTATTCTAATCAAC aaTCCACATGCTTCTCAGCTGAAAGATCCCGCCATCAATCAAGTGATGAGTTTTTGCAAAGAGAGTCGTTACTTGGATCAGTGGGTGCCAGTGATAAACCTCCCCGAGCGATGA